ATCTTGCGATCGTGACGCTGGGTTTCGGCGAAATCATTCGTCTGCTGCTGAACAATCTGACGAGCATTACCGGCGGTCCTGACGGCGTGTCGGGCATCCCGAAGCCCACCGTGTTCGGGTTGGAGATGGCGCGCTCGTCGAGTGTCGAAGGCGCGAAAACGTTCCATGAACTGATCGGCCTGCCCTACAGCGGCTCGCACATGGTGATCTTCCTCTACCTGCTCGCGTTTGCCCTGGTGGGCTTCACGCTGTTCGTCACGAGCCGCCTGATCCGCATGCCGATCGGCCGCGCGTGGGAAGCACTGCGCGAAGACGAAATCGCATGCCGATCGCTCGGTCTGAACCCAACGCGAATCAAGCTCTCCGCCTTCACGCTGGGCGCCTCGTTCGCAGGCCTCGCCGGCGCGTTCTTTGCCGCGCGTCAGGGGTTGGTCACGCCCGAATCGTTCACGTTCATCGAATCGGCACTGATCCTCGCCGTGGTGGTGCTCGGCGGCATGGGCTCGCAGATCGGTGTGATTCTCGCGGCCATCCTGCTCACGATCCTGCCGGAAGTCGCGCGCGACTTTGCGGAATATCGCATGCTGATTTTCGGTCTGGTGATGGTGCTGATGATGATGTGGCGTCCGCAAGGTCTGCTGCCCGCCACCCGCCCGCATGTGGAGTTGCCGCAATGAGTGCAGAACTGTTGAAACTCTCCGGCCTGCAGATGCGCTTCGGCGGTCTGCTCGCCGTCGACGGCGTCGCGTTCGACGTCCGCAAGAACGAAGTCTTCGCCATCATCGGCCCGAACGGGGCAGGCAAGACGACGGTGTTCAATTGCGTTGGCGGCTTCTATCGCCCCACGGGCGGTTCGATCGTGCTGGACGGCGATAACATCACCGGCCTGCCGAGTCACATGGTGGCCCGACGCGGTCTCGTGCGTACCTTCCAGAACATCCGTCTGTTCCGGCAATTGACGGTCGTGGAGAATCTGCTCGTCGCGCAGCACATGCGTGTACACAGTGGCTTCCTGCAAGGGCTGTTCTCGACGGGGGCGTTCCGTCGTGCCGAGCGCACCGCACTCGAGCGCGCCAAGATGTGGCTCGACCGCCTGGGGCTGAGCGCCGTGGCTAACCGCGAAGCGGGCACGCTGTCTTACGGGCATCAGCGACGTCTCGAAATCGCGCGCTGCATGATCACCGAGCCACGCCTGCTCATGCTCGACGAACCGGCTGCCGGCCTGAACCCGCAGGAGAAGGTCGAGTTGCAGCAGCTCGTCGACAATCTGCGTCACGAGTTCAACATCTCGGTATTGCTCATCGAGCACGACATGAGTCTGGTGATGGGCGTGTCAGACCGGATTCTCGTGATGGAACACGGCAAGCCGATCATGACCGGCAAGCCCGACGAGGTGCGCAACGACCCGCGCGTCATCAAGGCCTACCTCGGGGAGGAATAATGCTGAAGCTGGAAAAGATCCATACCCACTACGGGGCCGTCGAAGCGCTTTGCGGCGTGTCGATCGAAGTGAACAAGGGCGAGATCGTTACGCTCATCGGCAGCAACGGCGCTGGCAAGACCACGCTGATGATGACGGTATGCGGCACGCCGCGTGCATCGAGCGGACGCGTGATGTTCGAGGGCAACGACATCACTGCCTGCCCAACGCACGAAATCATGCGCAAGGGCCTTGCGATTTCGCCGGAAGGCCGCCGCGTGTTTCCGAGTCTGACCGTGATCGAGAATCTGAAGATGGGCGGCTTCTTCGCCTCCAGCGACGAGATCGAAGCCGGCATGGACCACGTCTTCAAGCTATTCCCGAGACTCGCGCAACGCGGCAAGCAACGCGCCGGCACGATGTCGGGTGGCGAACAGCAGATGCTGGCCATCGGGCGGGCACTGATGAGTCGTCCGCGTCTGCTGCTGCTCGACGAACCGACGCTCGGTCTGGCGCCGCTCGTCATCGCACAGATCTTCGACATCATTCGTGCGATCCGCGAAGAAGGCGTC
This window of the Pandoraea fibrosis genome carries:
- a CDS encoding ABC transporter ATP-binding protein, translating into MLKLEKIHTHYGAVEALCGVSIEVNKGEIVTLIGSNGAGKTTLMMTVCGTPRASSGRVMFEGNDITACPTHEIMRKGLAISPEGRRVFPSLTVIENLKMGGFFASSDEIEAGMDHVFKLFPRLAQRGKQRAGTMSGGEQQMLAIGRALMSRPRLLLLDEPTLGLAPLVIAQIFDIIRAIREEGVTVFLVEQNANKALHVADRGYVLETGRVVLADSADNLLANDDIKRAYLGA
- a CDS encoding high-affinity branched-chain amino acid ABC transporter permease LivM produces the protein MTQQLTLKSGAANRAPAGDTLKGAVIAALVTIVLTAPILGLQLKLDGYRVVLEQHWRPVWIATAIVFVFQLLKPLLLRSKRAVKLPTMPAMGRRQQLTAMWVLLAVGLVWPFIGSRGAVDVATLALIYCVLGLGLNIVVGFAGLLDLGYVGFYAVGGYTYALLNQYFGLTFWECLPLAALMSATFGFLLGFPVLRLRGDYLAIVTLGFGEIIRLLLNNLTSITGGPDGVSGIPKPTVFGLEMARSSSVEGAKTFHELIGLPYSGSHMVIFLYLLAFALVGFTLFVTSRLIRMPIGRAWEALREDEIACRSLGLNPTRIKLSAFTLGASFAGLAGAFFAARQGLVTPESFTFIESALILAVVVLGGMGSQIGVILAAILLTILPEVARDFAEYRMLIFGLVMVLMMMWRPQGLLPATRPHVELPQ
- the livG gene encoding high-affinity branched-chain amino acid ABC transporter ATP-binding protein LivG, yielding MSAELLKLSGLQMRFGGLLAVDGVAFDVRKNEVFAIIGPNGAGKTTVFNCVGGFYRPTGGSIVLDGDNITGLPSHMVARRGLVRTFQNIRLFRQLTVVENLLVAQHMRVHSGFLQGLFSTGAFRRAERTALERAKMWLDRLGLSAVANREAGTLSYGHQRRLEIARCMITEPRLLMLDEPAAGLNPQEKVELQQLVDNLRHEFNISVLLIEHDMSLVMGVSDRILVMEHGKPIMTGKPDEVRNDPRVIKAYLGEE